From the genome of Triticum aestivum cultivar Chinese Spring chromosome 3B, IWGSC CS RefSeq v2.1, whole genome shotgun sequence, one region includes:
- the LOC123067769 gene encoding probable sucrose-phosphate synthase 4, producing the protein MVGNDWINSYLEAILDAGSAARDISAASSFVGGDGPGAGSAAAEKKRDKASLMLRERDRFNPACYFVEEVISGFDETDLYKT; encoded by the coding sequence ATGGTGGGGAACGACTGGATCAACAGCTACCTGGAGGCCATCCTGGACGCGGGGAGCGCCGCAAGGGACATCTCGGCCGCCTCGTCTTTCGTGGGCGGCGATGGGCCTGGCGCGGGCTCCGCGGCGGCGGAGAAGAAGCGGGACAAGGCGTCGCTCATGCTGCGGGAGCGCGACCGCTTCAACCCGGCGTGCTACTTCGTGGAGGAGGTCATCTCCGGATTCGACGAGACCGACCTCTACAAGACCTAG